In Chitinophaga nivalis, a single genomic region encodes these proteins:
- a CDS encoding tetratricopeptide repeat protein yields the protein MAVLIQRAQFLLEQGRYQDALTTLRQHLSTSAHDTDALFLLAVCYMEMNNEEEAAGIVSNTLSFAPDDDRFLYLQARLFLNKNQFNEAIRAIGNAVAINPYRADYFGMWSQILLFKKDYQGALQKAEEGLAINPEDESCLNLRSHALFNLGKKEEAFSDLHEALEHNPENAYTHANLGWKWLEAGDHRKSLEHFRESLKLDPTQTWAKNGMVQAMKARYWLYRQFLNYAFFMGRQKAGTQWIIIIGIFILTQIASRVFFPVYVLLALLAVSTWLIVPVSNLFLRLNPYGRYALTPEQTNVSNWVGILLGTGLLAAIAYWVTAIPALLSLAIGAGVLLLPVSSMYAANAPKSRRIFRWYTLALAVCGLLGVGFTFITADPFNIFVTVMLIGVFLYQFLANYIISREA from the coding sequence ATGGCTGTATTAATTCAGCGGGCCCAGTTCCTTTTGGAACAAGGCCGCTATCAGGATGCACTGACTACTTTGCGGCAACACCTGAGTACCAGCGCCCATGATACAGATGCCCTGTTTTTGCTGGCGGTTTGTTATATGGAGATGAATAACGAGGAGGAAGCTGCCGGGATTGTCAGCAATACCCTGAGTTTTGCACCGGACGACGACCGTTTTCTGTATTTGCAGGCCCGTTTGTTCCTCAATAAAAATCAGTTTAATGAGGCCATCAGGGCCATCGGCAATGCAGTAGCCATCAACCCTTACCGGGCTGATTATTTTGGCATGTGGAGCCAGATATTACTGTTTAAAAAAGATTACCAGGGTGCGTTGCAGAAAGCAGAAGAAGGATTGGCCATCAATCCGGAAGATGAATCCTGCCTGAACCTGCGGTCGCATGCCCTGTTTAACCTGGGCAAAAAAGAAGAAGCGTTTTCTGATCTGCATGAAGCACTGGAACATAACCCGGAGAATGCCTATACACACGCCAACCTCGGCTGGAAGTGGCTGGAAGCCGGCGATCATCGGAAGTCGCTGGAGCATTTCAGGGAATCCCTGAAACTGGATCCTACCCAGACCTGGGCAAAAAATGGGATGGTCCAGGCGATGAAGGCGCGGTATTGGTTATACCGGCAATTCCTGAACTATGCATTTTTTATGGGTCGTCAGAAAGCCGGTACACAATGGATTATTATCATTGGTATTTTCATCCTGACACAGATTGCCAGCAGGGTGTTTTTCCCGGTATACGTTTTACTGGCGTTACTGGCGGTTTCCACCTGGTTGATCGTACCGGTAAGTAATCTGTTTCTCCGGCTGAACCCTTACGGCAGATATGCGCTCACACCGGAACAAACCAACGTATCCAATTGGGTAGGTATCCTGTTGGGAACAGGATTGCTGGCGGCAATAGCCTATTGGGTAACCGCTATACCGGCTTTATTATCACTGGCTATAGGTGCAGGCGTATTGCTGCTGCCGGTATCCAGTATGTATGCGGCTAACGCTCCTAAGAGCCGCCGTATTTTCCGCTGGTATACCCTGGCACTGGCAGTATGTGGTTTGCTGGGAGTAGGATTCACCTTCATTACAGCTGATCCTTTTAATATATTCGTGACCGTTATGCTGATAGGGGTATTCCTGTATCAGTTCCTGGCGAATTATATTATCTCAAGAGAAGCATAA
- the gyrB gene encoding DNA topoisomerase (ATP-hydrolyzing) subunit B, with the protein MSEELVQAPSPSNGYDAGSIQILEGLEAVRKRPAMYIGDIGIKGLHHLVYEVVDNSIDEALAGYCKNIDVTILTDNSIRVKDDGRGIPTGIIPKEGRSALEVVMTVLHAGGKFDKNTYKVSGGLHGVGVSCVNALSERLYVTVERDGKLFEQEYQRGAPQYPVRETGVSDITGTTVHFKPDGEIFKETTYNREILAGRLRELSYLNRKIKITLTDEREKDEEGNIFSETFYSEGGIREFIQMLDKNGRRNPLLPAPIYVETHDAASNVAVEVALVYNDAFSENIFSYVNNINTIEGGTHVAGFRRAITRVFKSYGDKNKMFEKSKVEVTGDDFREGLSAIISVKVPEPQFEGQTKTKLGNSDVMGVVDSSVAAVLDAFLEENPREAKTVINKVVLAAQAREAARKARQLVQRKSVMTGSGLPGKLADCSDNDPTKCELYLVEGDSAGGTAKQGRNRNFQAILPLRGKILNVEKAMEHKIYEDNEIKNIFTALGVTIGTEEDDKALNLSKLRYHKLIIMTDADVDGSHIATLILTFIFRYMKAMVEQGYVYIAQPPLYLVKKGKEQIYAWTEEQRKAATSKLAGAGREDSVTLQRYKGLGEMNAEQLWDTTMNPEQRTLKQVTIESAAEADRVFSMLMGDEVPPRRAFIESHAKYAKIDA; encoded by the coding sequence ATGAGCGAAGAATTAGTGCAAGCACCTAGCCCCAGCAACGGATATGATGCGGGGAGTATTCAGATATTGGAAGGTCTGGAAGCTGTACGTAAGCGTCCGGCTATGTATATCGGCGATATCGGCATTAAAGGCCTTCACCACCTCGTTTATGAGGTAGTGGATAACTCTATCGATGAGGCCCTGGCTGGTTATTGCAAGAACATAGATGTTACCATTCTCACAGATAATTCCATCCGGGTAAAGGATGACGGTCGTGGTATCCCTACCGGAATCATCCCGAAAGAAGGACGTTCTGCACTGGAGGTGGTAATGACTGTACTCCATGCCGGTGGTAAATTCGATAAAAACACCTATAAAGTATCCGGTGGTTTGCACGGGGTAGGTGTGAGTTGCGTAAACGCACTGAGTGAAAGACTGTACGTAACGGTAGAACGGGATGGCAAACTGTTTGAACAGGAATACCAGCGGGGTGCTCCACAATACCCGGTACGGGAAACAGGCGTGAGCGATATTACCGGTACCACCGTTCATTTCAAACCCGATGGTGAAATCTTCAAGGAAACCACCTACAACCGTGAAATCCTGGCTGGCCGTCTGCGTGAGTTGTCTTACCTGAACCGTAAAATCAAAATCACCCTCACCGACGAACGTGAAAAGGATGAAGAAGGCAACATCTTCAGCGAAACGTTTTACAGTGAAGGCGGTATCCGTGAATTCATCCAGATGCTGGATAAAAACGGTCGCCGTAACCCGCTGCTGCCGGCTCCTATCTACGTAGAAACGCACGATGCGGCTTCTAATGTGGCTGTGGAAGTAGCACTGGTATATAATGATGCTTTCAGTGAAAACATCTTCTCCTACGTTAATAATATCAACACCATTGAAGGAGGTACCCACGTGGCAGGTTTCCGCCGTGCGATTACCCGTGTGTTCAAATCCTATGGTGATAAAAATAAAATGTTCGAGAAATCGAAGGTAGAAGTTACCGGAGATGACTTCCGCGAAGGTCTGAGCGCTATTATCAGCGTAAAGGTACCGGAGCCGCAATTTGAAGGGCAGACCAAAACCAAACTCGGTAACTCCGATGTAATGGGTGTGGTAGACAGCTCTGTAGCTGCTGTACTGGATGCCTTCCTGGAAGAAAATCCACGTGAAGCTAAAACCGTTATCAATAAAGTAGTGCTGGCAGCCCAGGCGCGGGAAGCCGCCCGGAAAGCCCGTCAGCTGGTACAACGTAAAAGCGTAATGACCGGTAGTGGCTTACCTGGTAAGCTGGCCGATTGCTCCGACAACGATCCTACCAAATGTGAACTGTACCTGGTGGAAGGTGACTCGGCGGGTGGTACTGCCAAACAAGGCCGTAACCGTAACTTCCAGGCTATCCTGCCACTGCGTGGTAAGATCCTGAACGTAGAGAAAGCCATGGAGCACAAGATCTACGAAGACAATGAGATCAAAAATATCTTCACCGCATTGGGTGTAACCATTGGTACCGAAGAAGATGACAAAGCACTGAACCTTTCCAAACTGCGTTATCATAAACTGATCATCATGACGGATGCCGATGTGGATGGAAGCCACATTGCCACCCTGATTCTGACTTTCATTTTCCGTTATATGAAAGCGATGGTAGAACAAGGCTATGTATACATTGCCCAGCCGCCATTGTACCTCGTGAAAAAAGGGAAAGAACAGATCTACGCCTGGACGGAAGAGCAGCGTAAAGCAGCTACTTCTAAACTGGCAGGCGCCGGCAGAGAAGACAGCGTAACCCTACAGCGTTATAAAGGTTTGGGAGAGATGAACGCCGAGCAGCTGTGGGATACTACCATGAATCCGGAACAACGTACCCTGAAACAGGTAACAATTGAAAGCGCTGCAGAAGCTGACCGCGTATTCAGTATGCTGATGGGTGATGAAGTACCTCCACGCAGAGCCTTCATCGAATCGCATGCAAAATATGCGAAGATCGACGCTTAA
- a CDS encoding helix-turn-helix domain-containing protein, whose protein sequence is MKEIQEILSLAIPQPAMSDQLSLAEQDSVSVPDCLDFTLQRFTYDKPLPVEDVAMVIYQPARRGQTAAIELRYCVAGSKYCKNPDCTDQLCSEGNKEACRDKVPSVDLITVRFQPAFIQSLHKGTSSFSLFENQSRKPFVKTIQPCTKSKSVLETMVHHDYEGMLKNIFLQSRALDLLLYSSDQFMQNDTDERYGCRFLTHMEDRSKIEKARSILLEQLDAPITIRDLARRVAMNECYLKKGFKAMYGTTIYDYFQKERMEKAKGLLYEKGMSVSEVAMLMGYSCISHFSTAFKKHTGLKPCELLLR, encoded by the coding sequence GTGAAAGAAATCCAGGAAATATTGTCTTTAGCCATTCCGCAGCCTGCGATGAGCGACCAGTTAAGCCTGGCGGAACAGGATAGTGTGTCAGTACCAGATTGCCTTGACTTTACACTGCAGCGTTTTACTTATGATAAGCCGTTGCCGGTAGAAGATGTGGCTATGGTCATTTATCAGCCAGCCCGGAGAGGGCAAACGGCTGCTATTGAGCTCCGCTATTGTGTTGCCGGTAGTAAATATTGTAAAAATCCGGACTGTACAGATCAGCTGTGTTCAGAAGGTAATAAAGAGGCCTGCAGAGACAAAGTACCGTCTGTAGATCTGATTACTGTTAGATTCCAGCCTGCATTTATTCAGTCACTCCATAAAGGAACTTCTTCTTTCTCCTTATTTGAGAATCAATCCCGCAAGCCTTTTGTGAAAACCATCCAACCCTGCACAAAATCTAAATCTGTGCTGGAAACGATGGTGCATCATGATTATGAAGGCATGCTGAAAAATATATTCCTGCAAAGCCGCGCATTGGACCTGCTCCTGTACAGCTCCGACCAGTTTATGCAAAATGATACGGACGAACGCTATGGCTGCCGCTTCCTGACACATATGGAAGATCGCAGTAAAATAGAAAAAGCCCGCAGTATTTTGCTGGAACAGCTGGATGCGCCTATTACCATCCGCGATCTGGCACGCCGTGTAGCCATGAACGAATGTTACCTGAAAAAAGGCTTTAAGGCGATGTACGGCACTACCATCTACGATTACTTCCAGAAAGAAAGAATGGAGAAAGCGAAAGGCTTGCTGTATGAAAAGGGCATGTCTGTTTCTGAAGTAGCTATGCTGATGGGATATTCCTGCATTTCACACTTCTCTACTGCTTTTAAGAAGCATACCGGGCTTAAGCCGTGTGAATTGTTACTGCGCTGA
- the ileS gene encoding isoleucine--tRNA ligase yields MSSKYQEYNQLNLPQIEKDILQQWEQHQAFQKSVEVREGATPFVFYEGPPSANGLPGIHHVISRTLKDLVCRYKTMRGFQVKRKGGWDTHGLPVELGVEKTLGITKKDIGTKISIADYNDTCRKEVLKYKDKWDELTLKMGYWVDLKNPYITFENDYIETLWWALQTLYKKGLLYKSVSIQPYSPAAGTGLSSAELNQPGTYKNVKDTTVVAMFKALQSDKSAFLFDAAGTDEVFFLAWTTTPWTLPSNLGLTVGANIEYVLVDTFNQYTHLPVKVVMAKVLLHKYFKAEGENADFSAYKEGDKIIPWKVLTSFKGSQLENIRYEQLLPFAQPEEGDPFRVILGDFVTTEDGTGIVHTAPAFGADDNKVGKKYGIGILTLVDREGKFTDNAGEFAGRFVKNYKDDPEYKDVDVDIAVKLKKENRAFKVEKYEHTYPHCWRTDKPVLYYPLDAWFIKTTAMKDRMVELNKTINWKPAFTGTGRFGNWLENMVDWNLSRSRYWGTPLPIWRTEDGSEEKCIGGIEELNAEIRKASEILGGDVNKSYLHEGILDLHKPYVDDIILVSDSGKPMRREPDLVDVWFDSGAMPYAQWHYPFENREMIEKGEAFPADFIAEGVDQTRGWFYTLHVLGVMLFDKVAYKTVVSNGLVLDSNGNKMSKRLGNVVNPFETIEKFGADATRWYLITNASPWDSLKFDIKGIGEAQRKLFGTLYNTYNFFAMYANLDNFTFREAYIPLEERPEIDRWIISVLNTLVKDVTASFDDYEPTQAGRAIERFVDEHLSNWYVRLCRRRFWKGEYEHDKISAYQTLYECLEKVIQLMAPVSPFFTDWLFNNLNKVSGRNQAASIHHTDFPVVNEQAVDPDLEERMQLAQDISSLVLSLRKKVNIKVRQPLQKILIPVASAHLQEQLEKVADLIKSEVNVKGIDYLTETEGFIKKKIKPNFKSLGSKMGAKMKAVASAISEFTAADIASIERDGQINLVVDGEQLQIHLSDVEIISEDIPGWTVANKGALTVALDITITDQLQDEGNARELVNRIQKIRKDSDFALTDRISVVVETVDSLRSAIINYNDYICTEILADSLELVEQLQNGTEIEVNDLKFNVLVNKKS; encoded by the coding sequence ATGTCCAGCAAATATCAGGAATATAACCAACTGAATTTACCTCAGATAGAGAAAGATATACTGCAACAATGGGAGCAGCACCAGGCTTTTCAGAAGAGCGTGGAAGTGCGCGAAGGCGCCACTCCTTTTGTGTTTTATGAAGGACCTCCAAGCGCCAATGGGTTACCGGGTATTCACCACGTTATTTCACGTACGTTAAAAGATCTGGTATGCCGGTATAAAACCATGCGCGGCTTCCAGGTAAAACGGAAAGGCGGATGGGATACACATGGCTTGCCAGTAGAGTTGGGTGTGGAAAAAACACTGGGCATTACTAAGAAAGACATTGGTACTAAAATATCTATTGCGGATTACAACGATACCTGCCGGAAGGAAGTATTAAAATACAAAGACAAATGGGATGAGCTGACCCTTAAAATGGGCTATTGGGTAGATTTGAAGAACCCATACATCACATTTGAAAACGATTATATCGAAACGTTATGGTGGGCCCTGCAAACCCTTTACAAAAAAGGCCTGCTTTATAAAAGCGTAAGTATACAACCCTACTCCCCTGCTGCCGGAACCGGCTTAAGCTCTGCGGAGCTGAACCAGCCAGGTACCTATAAAAATGTGAAAGACACTACCGTAGTGGCTATGTTCAAAGCCCTGCAGTCTGATAAATCTGCTTTCCTTTTTGATGCAGCGGGTACAGATGAGGTGTTTTTCCTGGCCTGGACCACTACCCCGTGGACACTGCCTTCCAACCTCGGTCTGACAGTAGGCGCTAATATCGAATATGTACTGGTAGATACCTTTAACCAATATACCCACCTGCCTGTCAAAGTGGTGATGGCAAAGGTGCTGCTGCATAAATATTTTAAAGCAGAAGGTGAAAATGCTGACTTCTCTGCCTATAAAGAAGGAGACAAGATCATTCCATGGAAAGTTCTGACCAGCTTTAAAGGCAGCCAGCTGGAGAATATCCGCTATGAACAATTACTGCCTTTTGCACAGCCGGAAGAAGGGGATCCGTTCAGAGTGATCCTGGGTGACTTTGTGACTACAGAAGATGGTACCGGTATCGTACACACGGCTCCTGCTTTTGGTGCGGACGATAATAAGGTCGGAAAAAAATACGGCATAGGTATCCTGACCCTGGTAGACCGGGAAGGGAAATTCACAGATAATGCAGGCGAATTTGCCGGCAGATTTGTGAAGAACTACAAAGATGATCCGGAATACAAGGACGTGGATGTGGATATTGCGGTGAAACTGAAAAAAGAAAACCGTGCCTTCAAAGTAGAGAAATACGAACATACCTACCCGCACTGCTGGCGTACTGATAAGCCGGTATTGTACTATCCGCTGGATGCCTGGTTTATTAAGACCACAGCCATGAAAGACCGGATGGTGGAACTGAATAAAACCATCAACTGGAAACCTGCCTTTACCGGAACCGGTCGTTTTGGTAACTGGCTGGAAAACATGGTAGACTGGAATCTCAGCCGCAGCCGCTATTGGGGTACACCTTTGCCAATATGGCGTACGGAAGATGGCAGCGAAGAGAAATGTATCGGTGGTATTGAAGAATTGAATGCAGAGATCCGCAAAGCCAGTGAAATACTGGGTGGCGATGTAAATAAATCTTACCTCCATGAAGGTATCCTGGATCTGCATAAACCTTATGTAGATGATATCATCCTGGTGAGTGATTCCGGTAAACCGATGCGTCGTGAGCCGGATCTGGTGGATGTTTGGTTCGACAGCGGCGCCATGCCCTATGCACAATGGCACTATCCGTTCGAAAACCGGGAAATGATTGAAAAAGGAGAAGCATTCCCGGCCGATTTCATCGCGGAAGGAGTAGACCAGACCCGTGGATGGTTTTATACCTTGCACGTACTGGGTGTAATGCTGTTTGATAAGGTGGCTTATAAAACTGTAGTATCCAATGGCTTAGTGTTGGATAGCAATGGTAATAAAATGAGTAAGCGCCTCGGAAATGTGGTGAATCCGTTTGAAACCATTGAGAAATTCGGAGCGGATGCTACCCGTTGGTACCTGATCACCAACGCCTCTCCATGGGACAGCCTGAAATTTGATATCAAAGGTATCGGGGAAGCGCAGCGAAAACTGTTTGGTACCCTGTACAATACCTATAACTTCTTTGCGATGTATGCCAACCTGGACAATTTCACGTTCCGGGAAGCCTACATTCCGCTGGAAGAACGCCCGGAAATAGACCGCTGGATTATTTCCGTACTGAATACCTTAGTGAAGGATGTAACTGCCAGTTTTGATGACTATGAGCCTACTCAGGCAGGTAGAGCCATCGAACGATTTGTAGACGAACACCTCAGTAACTGGTATGTACGTTTATGCCGGCGTCGTTTCTGGAAAGGAGAATATGAACATGATAAGATTAGTGCTTATCAGACTTTATACGAGTGCCTGGAAAAAGTGATTCAACTGATGGCGCCGGTATCTCCTTTCTTTACTGACTGGTTATTCAATAACCTGAACAAAGTGAGCGGTCGCAACCAGGCAGCCTCTATTCACCATACAGATTTCCCGGTGGTAAATGAACAGGCTGTTGATCCGGACCTGGAAGAAAGAATGCAGCTGGCACAGGACATCTCTTCTCTGGTATTATCCCTGCGTAAAAAGGTGAATATCAAGGTACGCCAGCCACTGCAGAAGATCCTCATTCCGGTCGCTTCTGCTCATTTACAGGAGCAATTGGAAAAGGTAGCTGACCTGATAAAAAGTGAGGTCAATGTGAAAGGGATTGATTATCTTACGGAAACGGAGGGTTTTATCAAGAAAAAAATTAAACCTAACTTTAAATCGCTCGGAAGCAAAATGGGCGCGAAAATGAAAGCAGTGGCCTCCGCTATCAGTGAATTTACTGCTGCAGATATTGCTTCCATTGAGCGTGACGGCCAAATCAACCTGGTTGTGGATGGAGAACAGTTGCAAATTCATCTTTCAGATGTAGAGATCATTTCCGAAGATATTCCCGGATGGACTGTTGCTAATAAAGGCGCCTTAACAGTAGCGCTTGATATTACCATTACGGATCAGTTACAGGATGAAGGAAATGCCAGAGAGCTGGTGAACCGGATTCAAAAAATCCGTAAGGATAGCGATTTTGCATTAACAGACAGAATCAGTGTGGTGGTAGAGACGGTAGACTCCCTGAGGTCGGCGATTATTAACTATAATGACTATATTTGCACGGAAATTTTGGCTGATAGCCTGGAATTAGTGGAACAATTACAAAATGGTACAGAAATAGAGGTGAATGACCTTAAATTTAATGTATTAGTTAACAAAAAAAGCTGA
- a CDS encoding PepSY-like domain-containing protein — protein MKKLTLIFCAVLFTSGITFAQQKKSVKKTKIVAAKVQAPAAVKSTFEQRFTDVTNEKWTKTSAGHWTVSFQKENIKTLAEYDESGNWVATRSAYDAQTLPESVAGTLKTKYPAATIKDGWKIERADVAAYYKINIQDNGAEKAVLLNEAGTITE, from the coding sequence ATGAAAAAGTTGACGTTAATATTTTGCGCGGTTCTATTTACTTCCGGCATAACTTTTGCACAGCAAAAAAAATCAGTTAAAAAAACAAAGATCGTTGCAGCGAAGGTACAAGCCCCCGCAGCAGTGAAGAGTACTTTTGAACAACGTTTTACTGATGTTACAAACGAGAAGTGGACAAAGACAAGCGCAGGACATTGGACTGTAAGTTTCCAGAAAGAAAATATCAAGACATTAGCAGAGTATGATGAAAGTGGCAACTGGGTTGCAACAAGAAGTGCCTACGATGCTCAGACTTTGCCGGAATCAGTGGCTGGAACACTGAAAACTAAATACCCGGCAGCTACCATAAAAGATGGCTGGAAAATTGAAAGAGCAGATGTAGCCGCTTACTACAAAATCAATATTCAGGATAATGGTGCAGAAAAGGCAGTGTTGTTGAACGAAGCTGGCACAATTACTGAATAA
- a CDS encoding TraR/DksA family transcriptional regulator encodes MATKKKVASKSTQKVAQAKKTVAKKASAVRKVATKPAPARKAEPTPKKAAAKKAAAKVVKPAASKAVVVKTPAKKAAPAPKAVEKKASVVQKSKTSPVKNIAVPAKSTVKKEPAGKQQVVTNSVAAEKEKPLISKSEEKELKTMAVKKADTKDQVAKEKESAKKAAEKPVVKPEKSVKAADKSEKTEKAEKSEKTEKKGAKGSLVTYQPEFTKSVLDQPEPSSGPVYRYSDADLQEFRELIQKKLESAKKELIYLQGLITRKDEAGTDDTENKYMSMEDGSGSQEREQLNQMASRQIQFIDHLEKAMMRIENKTYGICRVTGKLIDKARLRAVPHATLSIEAKLAKSK; translated from the coding sequence ATGGCAACAAAAAAGAAGGTTGCTAGTAAATCGACCCAAAAGGTAGCTCAGGCAAAAAAAACTGTGGCGAAAAAGGCTTCGGCTGTCAGAAAGGTGGCTACAAAACCCGCCCCTGCCAGGAAAGCCGAACCCACACCTAAAAAAGCAGCTGCGAAAAAAGCAGCCGCTAAGGTGGTAAAGCCAGCAGCCTCCAAAGCCGTGGTAGTGAAAACTCCTGCTAAAAAAGCGGCCCCCGCTCCCAAAGCAGTAGAGAAAAAAGCTTCAGTTGTTCAAAAAAGTAAAACATCACCCGTCAAGAACATTGCTGTACCTGCAAAATCGACCGTAAAAAAAGAGCCTGCTGGAAAGCAGCAAGTGGTTACGAATAGTGTTGCCGCTGAAAAAGAGAAACCATTAATTTCTAAGTCAGAAGAAAAAGAACTTAAAACGATGGCAGTAAAGAAAGCAGATACTAAGGATCAAGTTGCTAAGGAGAAAGAATCCGCTAAAAAAGCAGCCGAGAAGCCTGTTGTAAAGCCTGAAAAATCAGTAAAAGCAGCGGATAAGTCCGAGAAAACTGAAAAAGCTGAAAAATCCGAGAAAACTGAGAAGAAAGGTGCTAAAGGTTCATTGGTAACTTACCAGCCTGAATTCACCAAGTCCGTGCTGGATCAGCCTGAACCCTCCAGCGGGCCTGTATACAGATATAGTGATGCTGATTTACAGGAGTTCCGGGAACTGATTCAGAAAAAACTGGAATCAGCGAAAAAAGAACTCATTTATCTGCAGGGGCTTATTACCCGTAAAGATGAAGCAGGTACCGATGATACAGAGAATAAATATATGAGCATGGAAGATGGCAGTGGCTCCCAGGAAAGAGAGCAACTCAATCAGATGGCCAGCCGTCAGATCCAGTTCATAGACCATCTGGAAAAAGCCATGATGCGTATTGAAAACAAGACTTATGGTATTTGCCGCGTTACTGGTAAACTCATAGATAAAGCACGACTCAGAGCAGTTCCGCATGCTACATTAAGCATTGAAGCGAAACTGGCGAAAAGTAAATAG
- a CDS encoding glycosyltransferase codes for MISIVIPVLNEGATIRQVIKTVKKTARKIEIIVVDDNSTDNTVEEAMKENVRVITSSQRGKGISMREGMMAAKHDIIAYVDGDILTYPDNIVDLLTGPIENDEADFVKSYFERQAGRVTQLVAKPLLSILYPDLAHFQQPLSGMIAARKSMLASVQFENDYGVDIGLLIDMHHLGARITEANIGKVENAMQTWEQLSKMSREVSRTILKKAENIPQENLETLGNINLIREQMEYSILESIDKLQKMVIFNLDHAVFTQPYLECAAIAFDKEEELHRILGAHTDPVTLNTRIAALFEGRNIAELLEVADAIPLVPDIREVVRELKKRGYACGLVTDGFGMVARHIKNKLGMDFVFANKLHLVNSVATGELTIGEYFLKEGQYCKSHLLPYISREYKMNTQNIIYVGDGKQDGRLLIEAGIGVAFCPQYQRAHVEKVADKIISGLSLAPLLDIAQASPAKFGIKLPVITKKQARNIGVGSLVGLAGAGLLYLAIKQIRKKHTASC; via the coding sequence ATGATTTCTATCGTAATTCCTGTATTAAATGAAGGCGCGACCATACGCCAGGTTATAAAAACCGTGAAAAAAACCGCGCGCAAGATTGAGATCATTGTAGTGGATGACAACTCTACCGACAATACGGTGGAAGAAGCGATGAAAGAAAATGTGCGGGTTATTACCAGTAGCCAGCGCGGCAAGGGAATCTCCATGCGGGAAGGCATGATGGCCGCCAAACATGATATTATTGCTTATGTTGATGGTGATATACTCACTTATCCTGATAATATTGTAGACCTCTTAACTGGTCCTATTGAAAATGACGAAGCCGACTTTGTCAAATCCTACTTTGAAAGGCAGGCAGGCAGGGTCACGCAATTAGTGGCCAAGCCGCTGCTGAGTATCCTCTATCCGGATCTCGCTCATTTCCAGCAGCCACTCAGCGGCATGATTGCAGCACGTAAATCCATGCTGGCATCCGTGCAGTTTGAAAACGATTATGGTGTGGATATCGGGCTCCTCATTGATATGCATCACCTGGGTGCACGCATCACAGAAGCCAATATCGGCAAGGTGGAAAATGCCATGCAAACATGGGAGCAGCTGAGTAAAATGTCGCGGGAAGTATCCCGCACCATCCTTAAAAAAGCAGAGAATATACCGCAGGAAAATCTGGAAACACTGGGTAACATCAATCTTATCCGGGAACAAATGGAGTATTCCATTCTGGAATCCATAGATAAGCTGCAGAAGATGGTGATCTTCAATCTTGATCACGCCGTATTTACACAACCTTACCTGGAATGCGCCGCCATTGCCTTCGATAAGGAAGAGGAACTACACCGCATTCTCGGCGCACATACGGATCCGGTAACGCTGAACACCCGCATTGCCGCGTTGTTTGAAGGACGCAATATCGCAGAGTTACTGGAAGTAGCAGATGCTATTCCACTGGTACCCGACATCCGGGAAGTGGTACGGGAGCTGAAGAAAAGAGGTTATGCGTGTGGCCTGGTTACCGATGGATTTGGGATGGTGGCCCGTCATATAAAAAATAAGCTCGGGATGGATTTTGTTTTTGCCAATAAACTACATCTGGTCAACAGTGTAGCCACCGGCGAACTTACCATTGGTGAGTATTTCCTGAAAGAAGGGCAGTACTGCAAGAGTCATTTGCTTCCCTATATTTCCAGAGAGTATAAAATGAATACACAGAATATTATTTATGTGGGAGATGGTAAACAGGACGGCAGGCTACTGATCGAAGCGGGTATAGGTGTGGCTTTTTGTCCACAGTATCAGCGTGCTCATGTAGAAAAGGTTGCCGACAAAATCATCAGTGGTTTATCGCTCGCACCTTTATTGGACATTGCACAGGCAAGTCCTGCAAAATTTGGTATTAAATTACCGGTTATCACGAAGAAGCAGGCGAGAAATATTGGTGTAGGCAGTCTGGTAGGACTGGCAGGCGCCGGGTTATTATACCTGGCGATTAAACAGATCAGGAAAAAACATACCGCTTCCTGCTAA